The Musa acuminata AAA Group cultivar baxijiao chromosome BXJ3-6, Cavendish_Baxijiao_AAA, whole genome shotgun sequence region GGTTAACTGGTACCCATAAATGGATGACAAAACCCATAAAAAACTAGATCCAGTTGAAAATCATAAGAGAGTTAATATTTAATATGACTTGCTACTCAGACATTAGACACATCATACATAACTCTCACAAATGATGATACACAGTATTCAAAATTTTCAGGCTAAAACCAACCTTGTCCATCATATATTGAAACCTTGTAACAACAAAGCAAAAAAATGTCTTAATAGCATACCATGTGCCTCATCAACCAACTGCTTGAAGTCATCAGGAGTCCCAAATCTACTACTAACAGCAAAAAAATTTGTAACCTGAAATTAAAAATAGACTAAGTGTGTCAAGAAAAACAAATGCAATAGACTATGTAACTGACAAGCATGTTTTTGAGATAAATTACTTGTCACAAACTTGCAATATTACAGATATTAATACTTCCCTAGTACTTCATATGGAACTAAAACTGGATGATATTGTCTCATGATGCCAATTGATCCTGCTGTATCTTAAATCATATGAAGGGACTCATGTAGGTACATGGAAAGTACTCCATAGTATACGATACCATAATTTCACATGAAAACAAGTGAGTAAACATACACCATTTATCTTGTAAACCAAGGTTTATATTCAACAAGTAGGAGGCACAACACACAAAAAGAATCAATTTTCCCAATCATCATGGCTAACATACCAAAAATACACATTTTAGAGCTAGTGGCAAAGCAAAAACATACAGGTATTCTTAATTGATCTTACTTCAAAATAAACAGTTACTACTTATAATTTGTTTAAAACTATTGAACACCAAAAATAGTTTATTTGTTAATATACTTAGTAACATTTTGGGGTAAGAGGTGTGcctctttttcaatttaaaggAGTTAAGTTTCTTTAAGAGATCTTAATGAACCAACAAAGTAAATTAAATAGTGCCCGATATAACAAAAATTCCGTAAGGCAATAATATGTTACATAGTGTTAGTATGTAAATTTTTGTACAGAAAAGTAAACATGATACAGAAACATTTAGAATCAAAATAACATAGGTCACTATTCTGCTGATTTAATTATAATCCTGATTCATGGAGTATTCTGATAAGATAATAAAATGGATCCAATTGAGCATGATTCACTAATCATGGAATGCGGTTTTGCCCGGACCAATACTAAACAGGCAGTATGTGCTGATCCGGGCATGAATCTATGTATATGGACCGACCCCGTTTCGAGCAGTTTGTTCCgaccaataaaaaaaagaaaaaaactattcACTAGTTTAGAATTGTGTTCATGAGCCCGCTACCCTACACACGCAGAACCCATGAGGCATTGTTGTTTCCTGTCGCCACACATCAATTTCAGTTAtgcttcctcctctcctcctcatcctcttcctccatcatttcctcttcttccttcttcatcctcctcttccaccaatgcctcctcttcctccaccgtcttctcttcttccttcctcatcCTTCCTCCTTCTgcatcctcttcctccaccgccatTTGTTCCTTCCTTTTCTCCTTTGGTATATACTCACATGTTGTATGTCCACACATCGATACCAATCAATACATACCAATCCGGCTAGGAGCCTAGGACCAACACTATCTGATTGGTATGAGACGACAAACATTACTATTGATCATTAGAGAGAGCAACAGCTAGGGTAGATTATAATTCAATTTAAACAAAGATTTTTTAAGTTATGCTTCCAACATCAAATGTACTCTAACCAATATATAAAGAACTCTATATATTATAACACAAAATAATGAAACACATGGTTTGCAATTTTGTATATTGCTACTATACCAATTACAGCTTGGACCGGTACTTTACCAAATGTGTCGAGTGTTGATACAACAATTTTATATATGTACCATGTTTCCAGAAAatcctaaaaaatattttaaaataactcCTCGGTACAAGGCCTATACCATCCTGTATTGGGTGGTACAGTCCCTATATCAGACATACGTTCAGTGTACCCCGGGAATAGGATGGTACAGGTTTTGTACCGGACAAACTGCCCAGGTTACCCTGATCTGCATACGGTAAGCTATCAGACCTGTACCATACCGTATCAGGAGGTATCTCAAACCTCGAGAAAACATAATATAACTTAAACTAACACTAATCCATCATTGATTtaataatataacttgatttAGGTTGTTATCTAGTCAGCAAATCATTAATTGATCCAATGTGGTTCTAACCAAATAAAGTCTGAAACACAATCTAGATCAACTCCATTGATGTCCTAAAGAGTGTTACCTACTAAATAAGCAAATATATCTTTGCTGATAGGATGTGGGCCCCATTCATATAATTAATATAACTCATTTCTGGTGAAAGCCAGATGGTAATTTCTATGTGCATGCTTTATAGATGTGAAATTTCATTTTTGGGATATATACACTGAAGGGATCAATAGTTTAATCGAAGGAATAAAATATGAAAGTTAAATGTAAATTGTAACTCTATTTCACATTCAGTCAAAAGCTATACTCTTAAGGTAAGAAATTTAGTGTATATAAAAAAGGGTATAAAAGTGATATCAAATGtgttgaaaataaaatttttggCATCCCTCTTACTCTCTTTTAAGAGTATATTAGATTTTCTTTTATGGAACCTTCAATTGGCAAGAAAAGGTACAATCTCACAGCTCATACTAACTAATTCATAGTGCCTAAATTTTGCACTTAATTTGCAATTTCTGATCGACGTGCCACTATTGCATGAGCTTTATAAATAAAACATTAACTACTAGTACAACTGTACAAGGTTGATTTACTATTACCACTATCTGTCAACTTCTTAAAAATACAATTACAGAAGCATCAGAAGTTGAAACAACCCTCCAACTGATAAAATAAATGTCCATTTGAATTTCTTCTTTATTCTGTTTTAAAAATGAAGAGCATAAATTAGttgtttttttacttttaagAAACACTATTCATAGTCTTAATTCTAAATCAAGTGGTCTCTGATCTTAAAGGACACATCTAATGGTCATAAGGAGGAAAGGGAAGAAAAAGAACAACACAGGTAACGATTAAAAACAAATGTAAACATAGTCTACTAGACATGTTTTCTGCAATGGTTTCCCAACCAAACACATTAAGATAAAAGAACCAACAAAATATCTAAAATGGCTCATTTTTACTGCATAATGAATAGAAAGCAGAAATGTTCTTGTTCTGTAAAGAATTTAACATAATATTAACTATTAAGAACCTGAAGAACACAAAACTTAATACTTGGTCAACTTGAGAATAAGCAACTCACTTTGTAACCAACAGAAGAATAGTCCCAATGCTCAACAACCCCAAATAACTGGATAGCATTGTATCCTGCATTTTTCACATGTGGAAGAACCTGAAAGAAAAGGCAAACATGAAATACACGATGAGGCACACTACTTTACTAGGTTTTTACCTTGGAAGTAAACTCATTAAAGGATGATATTTTTGGTTCCGATCCACTTATCCCAACATGGCACTCATATATACGAAGAGACTTTGGAGTTTTGGGCCTCTTATACTTCCACTTGTACATATCCTCTGGAGGAGGTTCCCAATAAACTGCATAAGCTTCTTTTCCATCTGCTTCTGAGAGGTAGTCATCAGTAAGAACAAAGCTAATCCAACCATATCCAGTTAAAATCTGGTATCCCATTGTTTACCACTACAAAATAGGGTTTAGAAAAACATTATGGAAAACTAGAGAACTAATCATCAAGTGTATGTAACCTCTCTGTCTCCAGCCAATTGAGAATTATGGCACAAACTTCAGTTGATGGATAATGCACAATAAATACTGGATGATAACTCTTCTAGAACATCCACCACTATCCAAGATAATAGTATCATCATAACACATCCAAATACCGCAAAATTCTCTAATTGCTAAGTATATTTGAATATCCTCTTTTCACATTGACTTCCAACTAAGGCCGTATCCAACTTGGATGTAATAGGTTTTCTAGTACTATTAGTTCATTTACAGAAATTTTCACATTCTCATCATCAAGATACCTTTTTTCCAGTTCCAAACTGATCTGCAAAAGATGCTTCATAACTCTGATTAGCTTTTCTGCAAATTAAAGTTTCTAATTTTCTCTTGGTTGGAGTTCAAAACAAAGTTCTTGTGACATACTATAAATCATTTAGTTCAGATCCAGTTCTAACTTTTTGATGACAACAGACGGACAGTTACTTTTTGACATCCTACAAATCATGATCCCAGACCCCAAACATGACCATGCAATTCTTTCTTGGAAAGAGTTCATAAGGAGAATGTCAACAGTCAAGGAGCTGCCTCATCCCCAAGCGACAGATAAAACATAGATTTTTAGTGCAAACCTAAAGTCTCTCAAATTAGAGAAATTCCATTTTAGGAAAATAACTTTATGTCAGATAAAGAAGTTAGCCATGATGTAAAGAATCCAGGAAATTTCTGAGTGATGTATCTGTAATAGAAAATGTTATTTACGTATTAAGAGCTAAATAAGCACCGAAATACACAATTACTCTGGGGCTTTTGGTTTCTGAAAAGCTAAATGTTTCAAAACAAATTAAACATGCATTTTTGAATATCAGAACACATTTTCAGATGTATGCAACCATCAAAGCCCCTCAATTGTAGGTTAGCCGAAGTAACAAGATCATCTATCAATGCAAATTATATAAGTTTCACACATCAGGTAAAGGTAGAATATTGTTTAGAACACTTGAAAGTATCATGATGGACAAAATGAAGTTGCTGTGAACTAAAAGGTCAGAAATAAACAGAAGGGTAACTCTATGATAGACTAAGAAGCATATGAGTGTACCTGGTAGAACATATGTAGCCCAAGCTGGAACTCTTTCCAATGCTCCATCAGGAGTATTAAAATAAACTTTATACCTACTTCCATGTGAAATAGCGGGCATGTATTTTTTCAACCATGCCTTACGTCCTTTTCGCATTTCTATCCAGTAAGCAAGAGGAGGTTTCTTAGATTTAAATTTCTCTGCTGATACTGGATCACCTTTAACACTGAAGATATCAAACTCCTTCCCATCATCAATGACATCAAAGCGAGGCCTGTCGTTGACATGATCAAATTTTGAGACTTCTTTCCATTGCTTGTAACGTGTTTCAGCATCAAGTATTTCACCTAGTTCTTCATCAGTCTGGGGACTATTGGGGCCAAACATCTGTTCATACAACTTAGAAACCATCTCCATACGTGACTTACGGGGCCAAACCTCTCCAGGTTCccaatattcatcatttattctTCTAAGAAGTTCTTCAACATTAATATTACtgtcacctttgtcataatcatCCATATAATTGTACTCTTGAAAGAAATATTCATCTGGTTCTTCACCATCTCTTAGCTTATCTTCAAGAATGATAAACCAATAACCAAAATCATCATGCCCTAAGTGTCCATCTCTTGCACTATTTTCTGTTGCTGACCATCCATTGAAGTCACCAACAAGCGAACAATATCGAGCACCTAAATAAGAATATTTCAACTTTGATTCCTATCTAGAGCAACCATTAAATTTAAAGTAATCCTAAGAATGAGGCTTCATCAACTATAAATATAAGATCTTAAATATGAAGGAAAAGTGCAACAAAAAAGTCTTCAATAAAGAATAAGAGTCCAACAGCAAGAagtatgatataaatagattcaaggCAATGCATTTGTATTTAATTTAAAATCTTAAATAAAGACAGCCAAATACATGAGTGACGATTGAATTAAATAAAAACTATAATCAAATATTGCATCTTATAAATAAACAAGGAAAGAATCATTAGAAtattaaataccaaaagaaagTTACTCCATAATAATGACCAGAAACAGAAGTAAACATAACTCTTTTTACCAAAAATGTGTTCACTAGAACAGAGGctaaaacaaagaaaacatttcTTGTCTACAGGATTTTTTTTGGGGTCAATGctgcttttctttttatttccttATATGTGATGATGAACGTATGGCATGATGCAGCCAAGGATTAGATGCATCTTGATCATGGCATTGTATTTCTATAATTCTTACAAGATCCAGAAGCTGCCGATGGAACACTGTTCCAAGGTTCATAATTCTTGCAAGCGTAATAGGAGTTCAAATGTTTCAGCTGTAAAATTTGAAGTATTCTGGCAACAAGAAAATCTTGTAATGACTCTTAAATCAACGTGATAATACCTGGGGCCCACTCCATGTAGTCCACCCGATGCTGCCTATGCCTATGCATGCCCAAAATTTCATACCTATTTTATCAAGCAAGACGTGGGCATATCAGGTGACAGCTCCGCCATAACCAAGTTAAGCCAAATTTGATAAGAAGGAAACTTTTTTCATATAAGGGTACCAAACATCAACAGATCTTGAGAAACTCACCCCGAAGCTGACTCCTTCAGATCTATAAACCGAGAGTATAACTCAAATCTGCGGTCCTTCAAGGCCTTGTACCTGGAGACAGCGTCAAGAAACAAGAACGGAGTGAGAAGAGTAACGAGTAAACCCACAGCGGAAGCACAAGGAAAGATGAGGGTCGCAGAGCACCGCTCACGAAGGAACTGAGCAAAACCGCGGTGGGAGATGGCGAACTTGGAGAGAAAGCCAATGGGGTCAACGTCCGGCTCTGATTTCCCGCTTAAGGAACGGCGCGGCGGCTTTCGCTGCCTCTGCTGCGTAGAGGCCGACTTGTCCTTAGGGGTGGAGCAGCACCTCCACTTTCCCTGGGGGCCGGCACGGCTCCTTCGATGGCCATCGCTGCTGCTGAGATGGGACGGAATAGCGAGAAACGTGGGGCGGTGGTTCAGAGGGAGCAGAAAAGTAGTGGTGACGACGAGAGCGGAGGAGGAGGTCATCGCGGTGGTGGTTCCGAATATGGACGAGACAGAAATCGAGGCGTGTTTGGGTTCTACTACCACCGCAGGCGACGGCCACTCTATTAGGAGGAATAGGGCGTTTGGTGATAAGCCTGCCGCCTCTGTAATAATTTGAAAGAGCGCAAAAATCTCGTTtccccaatatatatatatatatatatatatatatatatatatatatatatatatatatatatatatatatatatatatatataatgtgaactgaatcaaaaataaataaatcttaagcATAATAAGTAGGGCAAATTGGCATAAAAAGTtcctattttaaaaaaaatttcaagtaacacctcctttttcaaaaaaatttatagaatattttttttaataaatgatgATATTGCTCCGATCATCATCTTGTACCATTACACGTTAATCCTTGCCTCTTCTTCCCTGTTCCTCTATTATTATCGTTGCCCTCACTTTCATCATCTTCGCCCTCATGCCTTCTCCTTCTTCACTCACAACACCTCCTTTAAGGTTAGTGATAGTAATGATAAAGACAATGGGTGAAGGGGCAACTTGCGCACTCTTACTTGTAACCCCTTTTGCTAAGGTAATGACAGAGGAAACTAGCAAAGGGCAATGCGACAGCAACGAAGACAAGTGTGCTGCAAAGATAGTGAGATAGAGACAATTATGAGAAAAGAATGAATGATCGCATAAGCCATCGTCAATTAGGATATATTTAACCAGACtatgattaaaatttaaaataaaaaaaaccaatTAAGTTGAAACCATTTACTACTTTAAGTTGGTCAATTGTATATGTCCTCACCGTTACAATTCATGATATTTAGTAATAATTCCGTTGTCGAGACTTCTTTTTATATATTCCTCCTACAAGATTATTTCCTCATCA contains the following coding sequences:
- the LOC135641055 gene encoding 1,4-alpha-glucan-branching enzyme 3, chloroplastic/amyloplastic-like isoform X1, with product MTSSSALVVTTTFLLPLNHRPTFLAIPSHLSSSDGHRRSRAGPQGKWRCCSTPKDKSASTQQRQRKPPRRSLSGKSEPDVDPIGFLSKFAISHRGFAQFLRERYKALKDRRFELYSRFIDLKESASGYEILGMHRHRQHRVDYMEWAPGARYCSLVGDFNGWSATENSARDGHLGHDDFGYWFIILEDKLRDGEEPDEYFFQEYNYMDDYDKGDSNINVEELLRRINDEYWEPGEVWPRKSRMEMVSKLYEQMFGPNSPQTDEELGEILDAETRYKQWKEVSKFDHVNDRPRFDVIDDGKEFDIFSVKGDPVSAEKFKSKKPPLAYWIEMRKGRKAWLKKYMPAISHGSRYKVYFNTPDGALERVPAWATYVLPEADGKEAYAVYWEPPPEDMYKWKYKRPKTPKSLRIYECHVGISGSEPKISSFNEFTSKVLPHVKNAGYNAIQLFGVVEHWDYSSVGYKVTNFFAVSSRFGTPDDFKQLVDEAHGLGILVFLDVVHSYASADESAGLSLFDGSNDCYFHTGKRGHHKYWGTRMFKYGDVDVLHFLLSNLKWWVAEYQVDGFQFHSLPSMMYTHNGFATFTGDIEEYCNQYVDKDALLYLILANEMLHELYPDIITIAEDATFYPGLCEPTTQGGLGFDYWINFSVSELWLWLLENVPDQDWSMNKIVSVLLTNQQSHHKMLLYAENHNQSISGGRSFAEILFSKADEQIIESDNVLFRGASLHKMIKLLTFTMSGSAYLNFMGNEFAHPNRVEFPVPSNKFSFALANRQWDLLMDEVHRQLFNFDKDMMRIDEDENILSSGPPKVHHINDSNMVISYNRGPLLFVFNFHPTICYEAYCVGVEEAGEYQLILNTDEVSYGGLGMLKRDLYLQRTSIKRTDGHRNSLEVSLPRRSAQVYKLTRILTT
- the LOC135641055 gene encoding 1,4-alpha-glucan-branching enzyme 3, chloroplastic/amyloplastic-like isoform X2 — encoded protein: MTSSSALVVTTTFLLPLNHRPTFLAIPSHLSSSDGHRRSRAGPQGKWRCCSTPKDKSASTQQRQRKPPRRSLSGKSEPDVDPIGFLSKFAISHRGFAQFLRERYKALKDRRFELYSRFIDLKESASGYEILGMHRHRQHRVDYMEWAPGARYCSLVGDFNGWSATENSARDGHLGHDDFGYWFIILEDKLRDGEEPDEYFFQEYNYMDDYDKGDSNINVEELLRRINDEYWEPGEVWPRKSRMEMVSKLYEQMFGPNSPQTDEELGEILDAETRYKQWKEVSKFDHVNDRPRFDVIDDGKEFDIFSVKGDPVSAEKFKSKKPPLAYWIEMRKGRKAWLKKYMPAISHGSRYKVYFNTPDGALERVPAWATYVLPDGKEAYAVYWEPPPEDMYKWKYKRPKTPKSLRIYECHVGISGSEPKISSFNEFTSKVLPHVKNAGYNAIQLFGVVEHWDYSSVGYKVTNFFAVSSRFGTPDDFKQLVDEAHGLGILVFLDVVHSYASADESAGLSLFDGSNDCYFHTGKRGHHKYWGTRMFKYGDVDVLHFLLSNLKWWVAEYQVDGFQFHSLPSMMYTHNGFATFTGDIEEYCNQYVDKDALLYLILANEMLHELYPDIITIAEDATFYPGLCEPTTQGGLGFDYWINFSVSELWLWLLENVPDQDWSMNKIVSVLLTNQQSHHKMLLYAENHNQSISGGRSFAEILFSKADEQIIESDNVLFRGASLHKMIKLLTFTMSGSAYLNFMGNEFAHPNRVEFPVPSNKFSFALANRQWDLLMDEVHRQLFNFDKDMMRIDEDENILSSGPPKVHHINDSNMVISYNRGPLLFVFNFHPTICYEAYCVGVEEAGEYQLILNTDEVSYGGLGMLKRDLYLQRTSIKRTDGHRNSLEVSLPRRSAQVYKLTRILTT
- the LOC135641055 gene encoding 1,4-alpha-glucan-branching enzyme 3, chloroplastic/amyloplastic-like isoform X3, with the protein product MTSSSALVVTTTFLLPLNHRPTFLAIPSHLSSSDGHRRSRAGPQGKWRCCSTPKDKSASTQQRQRKPPRRSLSGKSEPDVDPIGFLSKFAISHRGFAQFLRERYKALKDRRFELYSRFIDLKESASGYEILGMHRHRQHRVDYMEWAPGARYCSLVGDFNGWSATENSARDGHLGHDDFGYWFIILEDKLRDGEEPDEYFFQEYNYMDDYDKGDSNINVEELLRRINDEYWEPGEVWPRKSRMEMVSKLYEQMFGPNSPQTDEELGEILDAETRYKQWKEVSKFDHVNDRPRFDVIDDGKEFDIFSVKGDPVSAEKFKSKKPPLAYWIEMRKGRKAWLKKYMPAISHGSRYKVYFNTPDGALERVPAWATYVLPEADGKEAYAVYWEPPPEDMYKWKYKRPKTPKSLRIYECHVGISGSEPKISSFNEFTSKVLPHVKNAGYNAIQLFGVVEHWDYSSVGYKVTNFFAVSSRFGTPDDFKQLVDEAHGLGILVFLDVVHSYASADESAGLSLFDGSNDCYFHTGKRGHHKYWGTRMFKYGDVDVLHFLLSNLKWWVAEYQVDGFQFHSLPSMMYTHNGFATFTGDIEEYCNQYVDKDALLYLILANEMLHELYPDIITIAEDATFYPGLCEPTTQGGLGFDYWINFSVSELWLWLLENVPDQDWSMNKIVSVLLTNQQSHHKMLLYAENHNQSISGGRSFAEILFSKADEQIIESDNVLFRGASLHKMIKLLTFTMSGSAYLNFMGNEFAHPNRVEFPVPSNKFSFALANRQWDLLMDEVHRQLFNFDKDMMRIDEDENILSSGPPKVISYNRGPLLFVFNFHPTICYEAYCVGVEEAGEYQLILNTDEVSYGGLGMLKRDLYLQRTSIKRTDGHRNSLEVSLPRRSAQVYKLTRILTT